The Alosa sapidissima isolate fAloSap1 chromosome 6, fAloSap1.pri, whole genome shotgun sequence genome window below encodes:
- the LOC121711376 gene encoding syntaxin-11-like: MRDRLEDLEVIQEEGSEGEWAAASDSDDDADEGDLKPQAVVFEEDSDMEELLKEAQAMRREIGELRLDVERLRKQTSHATQTVRRLSTIYRSSNAIGGDVKIRAEGLVRRLTAYDQRRQDLEERHGPMAAVVRIARAQYSAISHALRQAMAEYNAAEQEQRDCCRQRFQRQAEILGRNVTTDEVDQMVAEGGWGVFSQDLNPEGMTARCAFKQIKERHKELIELEARLRDVHALFLNLAMMVEEQGPMLNHIEHNVLSTHEYLLCVNESFKTAIKYRKKNPCIRMCCGCFPCWKNATG, from the exons ATGCGGGACCGGCTGGAGGACTTGGAGGTCATTCAGGAGGAGGGGTCGGAGGGCGAGTGGGCGGCGGCCAGCGACTCGGATGATGACGCCGACGAGGGGGACCTGAAGCCGCAGGCGGTGGTGTTCGAGGAGGACTCGGACATGGAGGAGCTGCTGAAGGAGGCGCAGGCCATGCGGCGGGAGATCGGCGAGCTGCGTCTGGATGTGGAGCGCCTGCGGAAACAGACGTCGCACGCCACGCAGACGGTCCGGCGCCTCAGCACCATCTACCGCAGCTCCAACGCCATCGGGGGGGACGTGAAGATCCGTGCCGAGGGCCTCGTGCGGCGACTGACCGCGTACGACCAGCGGCGGCAGGACCTGGAGGAGAGGCACGGGCCCATGGCCGCCGTGGTGCGCATCGCACGCGCTCAGTACAGCGCCATCAGCCACGCGCTGCGGCAGGCCATGGCCGAGTACAACGCCGCAGAGCAGGAGCAGCGCGACTGCTGCCGTCAGCGCTTCCAGAGGCAGGCCGAGATCCTGGGACGCAACGTCACCACCGATGAG GTGGACCAGATGGTGGCGGAGGGAGGCTGGGGGGTGTTCAGTCAGGACCTGAACCCCGAGGGGATGACTGCGCGCTGCGCCTTCAAGCAGATCAAGGAGCGGCACAAGGAGCTGATCGAGCTGGAGGCGCGTCTGCGTGATGTCCACGCGCTCTTCCTGAACCTCGCCATGATGGTGGAGGAGCAGGGGCCCATGCTCAACCACATCGAGCACAACGTGCTGTCCACGCACGAGTACCTGCTCTGCGTCAACGAGAGCTTCAAGACCGCCATCAAGTACCGCAAGAAGAACCCCTGCATCAGGATGTGCTGCGGCTGCTTCCCCTGCTGGAAGAACGCCAccggctaa